One Podarcis muralis chromosome Z, rPodMur119.hap1.1, whole genome shotgun sequence DNA segment encodes these proteins:
- the HTATSF1 gene encoding 17S U2 SnRNP complex component HTATSF1 isoform X2: MSIGGSDRNEEFYQQLRLQELYGKKDEEGGEDPFTYTDPADGTQYEWDRDKRAWFPKVTEDFLATYHANYGFPTESSDNSSASLTKTESKTPKDSKNTKIQQPTDPKASQATDLKQRGEKRKPDAGLPPDITKDEFVQVMSKCGIVMRDPQTEEPKIKLYKDKEGNLKGDGLCCYLKRESVELALKLLDENEIRGYKLHVEVAQFQPKGEYDASKKKKKCKDYKKKLSQQQKLLDWRPEKKDGSVRMRHERVIIIRNMFHPSDFEEDPLVLNEIREDLRTECEKFGQVKKVILFDRHPDGVASVSFKEAEEGDVCKQALNGRWFGGRQLSVETWDGVTDYQVEETSREREERLKGWQKFLGDPNTEMLKTASDADSSETGVQLPEGVQPSKDNSASEGGPEGEAAERGDNGEGTNEDVTASTDSSVAGSDEEAET; the protein is encoded by the exons ATGAGTATCGGCGGCTCGGATCGGAACGAGGAGTTCTACCAGCAGCTGCGGCTGCAGGAGCTGTACGGCAAGAAGGACGAGGAAGGCGGCGAGGACCCTTTCACGTACACGGACCCGGCGGACGGGACGCAGTACGAGTGGGATCGCGACAAGAGGGCCTGGTTCCCGAAG GTTACTGAAGATTTCCTGGCAACATATCATGCTAACTATGGCTTCCCCACTGAAAGTTCAGATAATTCATCTGCATCTCTTACAAAGACTGAATCTAAAACTCCTAAAGATTCAAAGAATACCAAGATCCAGCAGCCAACAGATCCAAAAGCATCTCAGGCAACAGATCTTAAACaaagaggagagaaaagaaaacctgATGCAG GTTTGCCACCAGACATTACAAAAGATGAGTTTGTGCAGGTTATGTCAAAATGTGGTATTGTTATGCGTGATCCACAAACAGAGGAGCCTAAAATTAAACTTTACAAAGACAAAGAAGGAAATCTTAAAGGAGATGGGCTCTGCTGCTACTTAAAG agAGAATCTGTTGAATTAGCATTAAAACTATTGGATGAAAATGAAATTAGAGGCTACAAATTGCATGTGGAAGTTGCACAGTTTCAACCAAAGGGGGAGTACGATGccagcaagaagaaaaagaaatgcaaggacTACAAGAAGAAGCTGTCTCAACAACAAAA ACTGCTGGATTGGAGACCGGAGAAGAAAGATGGCAGTGTTCGAATGCGGCACGAGCGTGTTATCATTATAAGGAACATGTTCCACCCAAGCGATTTTGAG GAAGATCCTTTAGTGCTAAATGAGATAAGAGAAGATCTTCGGACAGAATGTGAAAAGTTTGGACAAGTAAAGAAAGTCATTCTATTTGAC aGGCACCCAGATGGTGTTGCTTCTGTGTCAtttaaagaagcagaagaaggagATGTCTGCAAACAGGCACTCAACGGGCGATGGTTTGGTGGACGTCAGCTCTCTGTGGAGACATGGGATGGTGTAACAGATTATCAG GTCGAGGAGACTTCaagagaaagggaagagagaCTGAAGGGTTGGCAGAAGTTTTTAGGTGATCCAAATACAGAAATGCTGAAAACAGCATCTGACGCAGATTCTTCGGAAACTGGTGTCCAGCTCCCAGAAGGAGTTCAGCCATCTAAAGATAATAGTGCATCTGAAGGTGGCCCAGAGGGTGAAGCAGCTGAGAGAGGAGATAATGGCGAGGGTACCAATGAAGATGTCACAGCATCCACAGACAGCAGCGTTGCAGGCAGTGACGAGGAAGCAGAGACCTAA
- the HTATSF1 gene encoding 17S U2 SnRNP complex component HTATSF1 isoform X1, giving the protein MSIGGSDRNEEFYQQLRLQELYGKKDEEGGEDPFTYTDPADGTQYEWDRDKRAWFPKVTEDFLATYHANYGFPTESSDNSSASLTKTESKTPKDSKNTKIQQPTDPKASQATDLKQRGEKRKPDAGWFHVEEQRNTNVYVTGLPPDITKDEFVQVMSKCGIVMRDPQTEEPKIKLYKDKEGNLKGDGLCCYLKRESVELALKLLDENEIRGYKLHVEVAQFQPKGEYDASKKKKKCKDYKKKLSQQQKLLDWRPEKKDGSVRMRHERVIIIRNMFHPSDFEEDPLVLNEIREDLRTECEKFGQVKKVILFDRHPDGVASVSFKEAEEGDVCKQALNGRWFGGRQLSVETWDGVTDYQVEETSREREERLKGWQKFLGDPNTEMLKTASDADSSETGVQLPEGVQPSKDNSASEGGPEGEAAERGDNGEGTNEDVTASTDSSVAGSDEEAET; this is encoded by the exons ATGAGTATCGGCGGCTCGGATCGGAACGAGGAGTTCTACCAGCAGCTGCGGCTGCAGGAGCTGTACGGCAAGAAGGACGAGGAAGGCGGCGAGGACCCTTTCACGTACACGGACCCGGCGGACGGGACGCAGTACGAGTGGGATCGCGACAAGAGGGCCTGGTTCCCGAAG GTTACTGAAGATTTCCTGGCAACATATCATGCTAACTATGGCTTCCCCACTGAAAGTTCAGATAATTCATCTGCATCTCTTACAAAGACTGAATCTAAAACTCCTAAAGATTCAAAGAATACCAAGATCCAGCAGCCAACAGATCCAAAAGCATCTCAGGCAACAGATCTTAAACaaagaggagagaaaagaaaacctgATGCAG GATGGTTTCATGTTGAAGAACAGAGAAACACAAATGTATATGtgacag GTTTGCCACCAGACATTACAAAAGATGAGTTTGTGCAGGTTATGTCAAAATGTGGTATTGTTATGCGTGATCCACAAACAGAGGAGCCTAAAATTAAACTTTACAAAGACAAAGAAGGAAATCTTAAAGGAGATGGGCTCTGCTGCTACTTAAAG agAGAATCTGTTGAATTAGCATTAAAACTATTGGATGAAAATGAAATTAGAGGCTACAAATTGCATGTGGAAGTTGCACAGTTTCAACCAAAGGGGGAGTACGATGccagcaagaagaaaaagaaatgcaaggacTACAAGAAGAAGCTGTCTCAACAACAAAA ACTGCTGGATTGGAGACCGGAGAAGAAAGATGGCAGTGTTCGAATGCGGCACGAGCGTGTTATCATTATAAGGAACATGTTCCACCCAAGCGATTTTGAG GAAGATCCTTTAGTGCTAAATGAGATAAGAGAAGATCTTCGGACAGAATGTGAAAAGTTTGGACAAGTAAAGAAAGTCATTCTATTTGAC aGGCACCCAGATGGTGTTGCTTCTGTGTCAtttaaagaagcagaagaaggagATGTCTGCAAACAGGCACTCAACGGGCGATGGTTTGGTGGACGTCAGCTCTCTGTGGAGACATGGGATGGTGTAACAGATTATCAG GTCGAGGAGACTTCaagagaaagggaagagagaCTGAAGGGTTGGCAGAAGTTTTTAGGTGATCCAAATACAGAAATGCTGAAAACAGCATCTGACGCAGATTCTTCGGAAACTGGTGTCCAGCTCCCAGAAGGAGTTCAGCCATCTAAAGATAATAGTGCATCTGAAGGTGGCCCAGAGGGTGAAGCAGCTGAGAGAGGAGATAATGGCGAGGGTACCAATGAAGATGTCACAGCATCCACAGACAGCAGCGTTGCAGGCAGTGACGAGGAAGCAGAGACCTAA